GAGCACCACGGGATCGGTGATGTCCCGGCTGGCGAGCTGCCGCTCCACCATCAGTTCGCGCAGGCGCGCGTAGCGGGCCTCGTCCCCGCCGCCGGGCGCACCGGCCGCGCATGCGGCCACCAGCATCAGGCCCATCGCCAGCATCCCCGCGGGCAACAGTGTCGCGTTCACCGTCGTGCTCCTTCGTGCCGGCGCGGGCGCCGCGCCGCGCTGCAGCGATTCTATCGGAGCCGCCCCGGCCCCTCCGGCCGGGCGCGCTCTTCGATCCGGCGCGCGGCCCGGTGGGCCGCCCTGAGCGGTTCCGGGATTCGGAAGCGCGGCGAGCAGGCCAGGACGATCGCCACGGCCGTTTCGAGGCTCACCCGGTGGCCGACGGAGACGAACACGGGCCGGACTCCCGTTCGGGTCCGCACCGCCGCGCCGACGGTCTCGCCCCGGTCGATGACCGGGGCGACCGAGCCCCGCTCGGGTCCCGGCTCGGCGAAACGTCCGACGAGCGGAGACTTCGCGACGCCGATCGTGGGAAGGTCGGCCGCCACCCCGATGGCGCAGGCGAGGCCGAAGCGGCGCGGATGCGCGAGACCGTGGCCGTCGACCAGGAGCACGTCCGGGAGGACGGACACCGCTTCGAGCAGCTCCAGCACCGGGCCGGCCTCTCTCTCCGCGAGGCGGCCGGGGCGGTACGGCGCCGCGACGCGGAACTCGCCGCTCGCCAGGCACACCGGCTCGCCGTCGAACGGGGCCCGCATCACCGCGAGCGCGACGCGCCCGATCCGATCGTCGCGGCTGTAGGCGGCGTCCGCCCCGCCCACGGTCCGGGGCGGGTTCGCCGGCAGCCGGTCCCGGGCGACGACGGCCGCCGTCGCGAGACCGGGTGCGGCGGGCGAGGTCCGACCCATGGCTCACAGCCTACCGCCGCCGTCGCCGCGACGCGGCCGGTCGGGCATAATCACCGCTCCGCCCGCGGCCCTCCCGGAGGGAGAGCGCGCCCGCGCGGGGCGGGGGACGAACCGCGTGCCGAGAGAATGGCTGGCTCTCGCGGCGCTCGCCGCCGGTCTCGCCGCGGCGCCCGGCTGCGCGCCGGCGCGACCGGTTCTGGAGAAGACCGCCGGTCGCTTCTTCGCCGCCGTCCAGAAGCGCGACTTCGCCGAGCTGGCCCGCGTCGACGCCTCGGCCCCGCCCGAGCGGAAGGGCCCGGTGTTCCACACCTGGAAGCGCCAGGTTCGGGGCGTGCTCGACAGCTACGAGTCGATGCGGGAAGAGGGGCGGCTGGAGCCGGACCCCTCCGGCTACCTGGTGGTCCGAGCGACCATGCTCGGCGCGGGAACCTACTGGGAGACCGTTTCCCTGCGGGGGGGACGCCGGGCCCCGGTCCTCCGGATCCGGCTGAACTTCGGCTACGGTGAGATCCCGTACGGGACGCTGCCGGCGGGCACCGAGATCTTCCTCCTCGCCGCCCCGCTGGGCACCATCCACCGCGCCGTGCTCGGACAGGGAGCGGTGCACGAGTTCGATGTGCTCGAGCACCTCGACGTCGAGGTTTCCTTCGCCCGCCCCGAGCTGGTGGCGCCCGGCGACGAGAAGCTCAAGGTCTCGCGCGTGACGTGGCTCCCCGATACGGCGAGGTCGCGTCACGTCCGGTGGATCTTCTGATGGCGTGGGGACGGCGCCCGCGCATCGGACTCGCCCTGGGCGGGGGCGCCGCGAGGGGCCTCGCCCATCTCGGCGTCCTCGAGGTTCTGGAGGAAGAAGGGCTGGCGCCGGTGGCGGTGGCGGGGACGAGCGTCGGCGCCCTCATCGGGGGGATCTGGCTCACCGCCGGGTCGGCCGAGGCCTCGATCGACCGCGTGCAGGCCTTCGTCCGATCGCCCGATTACCGCAAGGCCGAGCTCGAGTACCTCTCGAAGGCCCGGATCGGCGAACCGTCGGGGTGGGCCGCGATGATCGGGCGGGTCATGCGGCGGGGGGTCTTCTACGGCCGGGCCTTCCTGAACCGCTCCTTCGTCTCCCAGGAGGCCTACCGGCACAACATCGACCACCTCCTTCCGGACATCGCCATCGAACAGCTCCCGGCTCCCCTCGCCGTCGTCGCCACCGACCTGATGACGGGCGACCCCGTGGTCTTCCGCCGGGGACCGCTGCGCGACGCCGTCGCCGCCTCCGGTGCCGTCCCGGGCGTGATGCCGCCCCAGGAGATCGACGGCCGCGTGCTGATCGACGGCGGTCTGTCGGAGAAGATCCCCGCGCGGGCGCTCCTCGCCGCGGACGTGGACATCATCGTCGGTGTCGACGTGTCGAGCGTCCTCAGCCCCGATCCCGCCGTCGAACGCGGGTTGGAGGTGATCACGCGCGCCCACCAGCTCACCGAGTGGAACCTCCGCCGCACCCGCAACGCGCTGTGCGACGTGCTCATCCGGCCGGAGGTCCAGGACATCAACTGGCTCAACTTCTCGGGGGCGCGCCCGGCGATCCGGCGCGGGCGCGCGGCCGCCGAGCGGGCCCTCCCGCTCATCCGCGAGGCGCTGCGCCGGGCGCGGATCGCCCGGGCCGTGGGGCTGTCGCGGCGCCAGCGGGCGGAGCGCCTGGCGCGCGCCGGCTGGTTCGGCGTGCCGCTCGAGGAGATCTGACCGTGGGGCGCTGGCCGGCACCGTGGCCGACCTCGGTCCATCTCATCGGGGTGGGCGGGGTGGCGATGTCGTCGCTGGCGGTGCTGCTCGCCCGCCGCGGGGTGAGCGTGACCGGTTCCGACCGGGACGTCTACCCGCCCGCATCGGAGCTGCTCGCGCGGGCCGGGATCGAACCCCGCACCCCCTACTCGCCGTCGAACCTCCCCTCCCGGCCGGACCTGGTGATCGTCGGCAACGCGGTGTCGCCGGGCAACGAGGAGCTCGACGCCGTCCTGGAGCGGGACTGGCCGCTGGCGTCGATGGCGGAGGTGGTGGAGCGGCTCCTGGTGCCCGGCCGCCGGCCGCTGGTGGTGGCCGGGACCCACGGCAAGACGACCACCGCCAGCCTTCTCGCCTGGCTGCTCCACGACGGCGGCCGCGATCCCTCGTTCCTCGTCGGTGGCCTGCCGGGCAACTTCGACTGCGGCTCCCGGCTCGGCGGCGGCCCGGACCTCGTGCTCGAAGGCGACGAGTACGACACCGCGTTCTTCGACAAGGGGCCGAAGTTCCTCCACTACTGGCCCCGGATCGCGGTGCTGGGAACGGTGGAGTTCGACCACGCGGACATCTACCGCGACGCGGACGAGGTCACACGGGCTTTCTCGTGGCTGGTCCGTCTCGTTCCCCGGGACGGCACCCTCGTCTACGACGCCGACGACGCGGCGGCGGCCCGCCTCGCCGCCGCCGCCCGGTGCCGGCGGATCGCGGTCGGCCTCGCCGCGGATGCCGACCTGTCGCTCGCCGACCGCGAGGACCGCTCCGGGGGCCAGCGGTTCACCGTGCTCGCCGGAGGGAAGCCCGCCGGTGCGGTCCGGCTCGCGCTGCCGGGTGTGCACAACGCCAAGAACGCTCTCGCCGCGCTCGCCGCGGCGCGCGCGGCCGGGCTGCCGCTCGAGCGGGCGCTGGCGAGCCTGCCGCGGTTCCGCCCGCCGCGCCGGCGGATGGAGCGCGTCGGGGAGGGGCGCGGTGTGGTCGTGTACGACGACTTCGCGCACCACCCGACGGCCGTGCGGCTCACGCTCGAGGCGGCCCGGTCGCTCGTCCCCGCGGGCGGGAGGCTGGTGGCCTGCCTCGAGCCGCGCTCGAACACGATGGTGCGCGCCATCGTCCGCGCGCCCCTCGAGGACGCCCTCTCCCGGGCGGACCGGGTGGTGCTCGGGCCCGTCGACCGCCCGGAGCGCTTCGCGCCGGAGGAGCGCCTCGACGTCGCCTCCCTGGCCGCCGGGCTCCGGTCGAGGGGTGTCCCGGCCGACGGGCCGTTGCCCCCGGAGCGGATCGCCGACCTGCTGCTCGGAGAGCTCGCACCCGGCGACCGGGTCGTTGTGATGAGCAACGGCGGCTTCGGCGGCCTGGCGCGGCGGCTGGTCGAGCGGCTCCGCGGCTGACGCTCGCGGCGGCGGGGGCGGAGCGCGGCTCGCTAGAATGGCCGCGGAGATCCCCGGATGCCGCCGAGACTGGGAGCGCACATGTCGATCGCCGGAGGCGTCGACAAGGCCGTGGAGCGGGCCGGGAGCGCCGGCTGCGAGGCGCTCCAGCTGTTCACCCGTTCCACGGGACAGTGGGCCGCCCGGCCGCTCGCGGCGGCGGAGATCGCGCGGTTCCGGCGGGGCGTGAAGCGGCTGGGGCTTCGTCCCGTGCTGGTCCACGACTCGTACTTGATCAATCTCGCCTCGCCCGAACGGGCGCTCTGGCGGCGGTCGGTCGCCGCCCTGGTGGACGAGATCGACCGGTGCGAGGCGCTCGGGGCGTCCTACCTGGTGGTGCACCCCGGGGCGCACATGGGGTCGGGGGAGGAAGCGGGGATCGACCGGATCGCCCGCGGGCTCGACCGGATTCACGCGGCGCGCCCGCGCGCGCGGGTGCGGGTGCTCCTGGAGACGACCGCTGGTCAGGGAACGACCTTGGGGCACCGCTTCGAGCAGCTGGCCGCCGTCATCCGGCGCGTCGACGACCCGGAGCGGGTCGGCGTCTGCGCCGACACGGCGCACCTGTACGCCGCCGGGTACGACATCGGCACCGCCGAGGGCTGGCGGAGGACCTGGGAGGCGTTCGATGCCGTCCTCGGGCTGGAAAGGCTGGCGGCGCTCCACGTCAACGATTCGAAGCGGCCGCTCGGCTCGCGCGTCGACCGCCACGAGCACATCGGCCGCGGCGCGATTCCGTTCGGGGCGTTCGTCCGGCTGATGAACGACCCGGCGTTCGACGGGCTGCCCGCCGTCCTGGAAACGCCGAAAGGAAGGGATCTGGTCGAGGACCGGGAGAACCTCGCGGTGCTCCGCGCCCTCGCCGGCCGGCGCCGCGCCCCCTCCCGCAGCCTCGCCGAGAGATGGCGCGCCGACGCGCGGCGGGAGGCGGCGGGGTGACGGGCGTCGCGCGCAGGCCGCCGCGCGGGCGGCCGGCGGCGTGGCTCGGCCGGGCGGCGGAGCCGTGGGCTTCCGCGGCGCGGAGGAGGCTCCGCGTCGCGGAGCTGTTCGCCTCCATCCAGGGAGAAGGGACGCGCGCCGGCCTGCCCACGGTCTTCGTCCGGTTCACGGGGTGCGCCCTCCGCTGTTCGTGGTGCGACACCGCGTGGGCCTTCCGCGAGGGCACCTGGCGAAAGGCGGGGGAGATCGCGCGGGAGGTGGAGGCCTCCGGGCTGGCCCACGTGTGCCTGACGGGCGGGGAGCCGCTGCTCCAGCCGGGCGTCGTCCCGCTCGCCCGGCACCTGGCGGAGGATCTCGGGCTCGACGTCGTGGTGGAGACGGGCGGGGATCAGGACATCTCGGTGCTGCCGCCTTCCGTGGTGAGGATCCTGGACGTCAAGCTGCCCTCCTCGGGCATGCACGAGCGCATGGATCCGGAGAACCTCCGGCGGCTGTCCGAGCGGGACGAGGTGAAGTTCGTGATCGCCGACCGAACCGACTACGAAGCGGCGCGCCGGATCCTGCGGCGCGATCTGGCGTCGTTCCGGGGGGCGGTGCTGTTCGCGCCGGCGCACGGGCTTTGCGCGCCGGAGCGCCTGGCCGGATGGATGCTCGAGGACCGCCTGCCGGCGCGGCTCCAGATCCAGATCCACAAGGCGATCTGGCCGGGGCGGGATCGGGGGATCTGACATGCGCGGCAAGCCGCTGGCGGTGGTGCTCCTCTCCGGTGGGCTCGATTCGTGCGTCACGGCGGCGCTGGCGGCGCGCGAGCACGACCTCGCCCTCCTGCACGCCAGCTACGGCCAGAGGACGGCGGCGCGGGAGAGGAGGTCGTTCGAAGCGATCGCGGAGCGGCTCGGCGTTCCGCCCGAGCGGCGGCGGATCGTCGATCTTCGATTCCTGCACGAGCTCGGCGGCTCGGCGCTGACCGACCCCTCCCGGCCGATTCCGGAAGGTCCGCCGGGTCCGGGGATCCCGCCGACGTACGTCCCGTTCCGCAACGCCCACCTGCTCGCCGCCGGCGTCTCCTGGGCGGAGGTGATCGGAGCGCGGGCGGTGTACATCGGGGCGGTCGAGCAGGACAGCTCCGGCTACCCCGACTGCCGGGCGGCTTTCCTCGAGGCGTTCGAGCGCGCCGTGCAGCTCGGCACGCGCGCGGGTCGCTCGCTCGAGATCCGCGCCCCGCTGGTCGGCCTCAGAAAGCACGAGATCGTTCGGCTCGGAGCGGAGGCGGGGGCGCCTTTCGATCTGACGTGGTCCTGCTACCGGAACGACGATGTGGCCTGCGGCCGCTGCGAGTCGTGCTGGCTCCGGCGGGAGGCCTTCCGGCGCGCCGGGATCGAGGACCCGGTGCCCTACGCGTCATGAGCGCCGGCCCGAGCTGGAGGTCCCGGGTGGGACTGATCGCCGGCGCCGCCCTGTTCGCGGCCGCGGCGGCCTTCCCGGCGGGAGGTGCCGAGGCCGAGCCGGCGCGGCGGATGGCGGGGGTGGCCCTCCTGATGGCGGCCTGGTGGATCAGCGAGGCGATTCCGCTGGGCGCCACCGCGCTCGTTCCGGTCTTCGCCCTTCCGGTTCTCGGGATCCTCCCGGCGCGGCAGGTGTGCGCGCGGTACGGCGATCCGCTGATCCTTCTCTTTCTGGGGGGGTTCTTGATGGCGCGCGCCCTCGCCCGCTGGCGGATCGACCGGCGGCTCGCCCTGGGCATCGTGGCGCTGATGGGCGAGCGCCCCTCGCGGATCCTGTTCGGCCTGATGGCGGCCACCGCCCTGCTGTCGATGTGGGTGAGCAACTCGGCCACCGCGGCGATGATGATGCCGGTCGGCCTCGCGCTGGTGGGACACGCGGCGTCGCTCGTCTCCGCCCGCAGCCCCGAGGCCGACGTCTCGCCGGGCCGCTTCCGCTTCGGCACCGCGGTCATGCTCGGGATCGCCTACGCCGCCTCCATCGGCGGCGTCGGCACGCTGATCGGCTCGCCGCCCAATCTGGTCTTCGCCGGCATCGTCGAGGAGCAGACCGGCGTGCCGGTGACCTTCGTCCGCTGGATGGCCGTGGGGCTGCCGCTGATGCTCGTGATGCTCCCGGCGGCCTGGCTGTGGCTCGTGCGCGGCGCGTTCCCGCCGGAGCTCGACCGGCTCCCCGGCGGCCGGCGGATCGTGCGCGAGCAGCTCGCCGCCCTCCCGCCGATGGGAGCCGCCGGGAGGAGGACGATCGCGGTCATCCTCGCCGCGGCGCTGGCGTGGGTGACGCGGCCCCTGTGGGAGGAGGCGCTCGTCGGCGCCGGGCAACTCCACGACGGGGCGATCGCCGCCGCGGCTGCCGTCGCGCTGTTCCTCCTTCCCGACGGGCAGGGGGGGCGGCTGCTCGACCGCCGCGTGTTCGGTGAACTTCCCTGGGAGGTCCTGCTCCTGTTCGGCGGCGGGCTGGCGCTCGCGGAGGGATTCAAGGCGAGCGGGCTCGACCAGCGGATCGGCGGCACGGCGGTCGCCCTCGCCGGAATCCCGCTCCCACTCTTCGTCGTCCTGGTGGGGGCGGTCGTGATGCTGCTCACCGAGTTCACGTCCAACACGGCGACGACGGCGATGGTCCTCCCGCTGCTGCTCGCCGCTTCCGGCCCGCTGGGGACCGAACCGGTGCGGCTGATGCTGCCGGCCGCCCTGGCCGCCTCGATGGCCTTCATGATGCCGGCGGCGACGCCGCCGAACGCGATCGTCTTCGGGACCGGCTATGTCACCATCCCCCAGATGGTGCGGGCCGGCGTCGTGACGAACACGATCGCCCTCGCGGTCATCGCCCTGCTCACCGAGTCGCTTTCTCCGGTCCTCTTCTGACCGCCATGGACGTCTCCCTCTTCGACTACGACCTGCCGCCGGAGCGGATCGCCCAGGAGCCCGCCGAGCCGCGGGAATCGGCGCGACTGCTCGTGCTCGACCGGTCGGACGGAAGCCTCGCGCATCGGTCCGTCTCCGACCTTCCGGAACTGCTCGCTCCCGGCGATCTGCTCGTCGTCAACGACACCCGGGTGGTCCCCGCCCGTCTCTTCGGCCGCCGCTCCACCGGAGGGCGGGTGGAGCTGCTGGTGACCGACCCGCTGGCCGGCGGCCCGTTTCCGGCGCTGGTCCGCTCGTCGCGCCCGCTGCGCGCGGGGGAGCGCATCGAGCTGCCCGGCGGCAACGCGGCGATCGTCGAACGGGCCCCCGGCCCCGAGGGCCGCGCCCTCGTACGGTTCGACGGTCCGCTCACCCCGGAGCGGCTCTTCGAGCGCCACGGGCGTCCGCCGCTGCCGCCCTACATCAAGCGGTCTCCCGACGACCCGCGCCTGGGGCGCGACCGGGTCCGCTACCAGACGGTCTACGCGCGGGTTCCCGGAGCGGTCGCGGCGCCGACCGCCGGACTTCACCTCGGCGAGCCCCTGCTCCAGCGCCTCGAGGAGCGCGGTGTCCGGATCGCCCGGGTGACGCTGCACGTGGGCGAGGGCACGTTCCGCCCGCTCGCCGCGACCGACACCCGCGACGTGGAACTGCACGGCGAGCGGTACGACGTTCCCGAGGCGGCCTCCCGGGCGATCGCCGAAACGAGGCGGCGCGGCGGCCGGGTGGTGGCCGTCGGCACGACCGTGGTGCGCGCGCTCGAGTCCCGGCCGCCGGCTCCCGGCGGGGAACCCCGGCCGGGCGGCGGCGTCACGCGACTGTTCATCGCGCCCGCCGAGGACGATCCTCCCGGCGGGCGGCCGTTCGCCTACGTCGACGCGCTGCTCACCAACTTTCATCTGCCGCGCTCCTCCCTGCTGATGCTCGTCGCCGCGTTCGCCGGGAGGGAGAGGGTGCTCGCCGCCTACCGCGAGGCCGTCGCGCGCGGCTACCGTTTCTACTCCTACGGCGATGCGATGCTGGTGATCTGATGGCGAGGGCGGACGAAGAGCGGCCGCTGCGGTTCACCGTCCTGGCCGAGGACGGAACCGCCAGGTGCGGGGAGATCGAAACGCGCCGGGGGGTGGTGCCGACCCCCGCGTTCATGCCGGTCGGCACGCGCGGCGCCGTCAACGGCCTGCTTCCGGACGAGGTGCGCACGCTCGGGGCGTCGATCATCCTCGCCAACACGTACCACCTTCACGTCCGGCCCGGCGAGGAGCGGATCCGGCGGCTGGGCGGCCTGCACGCCTTCTGCGGCTGGGACGGGCCGATCCTCACCGACTCCGGCGGCTACCAGGTCTTCTCCCTCGCCGGCCTGCGGTCGATCGACGACGACGGCGTCGTCTTCAACGACGACGTCGAGGGGACCCGCCGGAGGCTCACCCCCGAGTCCGCGATCCGGATCCAGGAGGCGCTGGGATCGGACCTGATGATGCCGCTCGACGATTGCACCGGCGCGCCGGCCGACCGCGGAGAGGCGCGCCGGGCCATGGAACGGACGCTGCGCTGGCTCCCGCGGGCCGTCGCGGCCCGGTCGGACCGCACCGCGGCGCTGTTCGGCATCGTGCAGGGAGGGGTGTTCGAGGATTTGCGGCGCGAGAGCCTGGAGCGGACGGTCGCGCACGATCTCGACGGGTACGCCGTCGGCGGGGTCTCGGTGGGGGAGCGGCGGGAGGAGGCCCGGGCGGTGGTGGCCCTCACCGGCCCGCTCCTGCCGCGCGACCGCCCGCGCTACCTGATGGGGATCGGCCGGCCGGAGGACCTCGTCGAAGCCGTCGCGCACGGCTTCGACCTGTTCGACTGCGTGCTTCCGACGCGGCACGGCCGCACGGCGCAGCTGTTCACCTCGCGCGGCACGCTCAACATGCGCAACGCGCGCCACAGCGACGACCCGCGGCCGGTCGACGAGGAGTGCGCCTGCCCCGTCTGCCGCCGGTTCAGTCGTGCCTACCTGCGCCATCTGTACACGACCGGGAACATGCTCGGGCCCCGGGCCGGCACGATCCACAACCTCCACTTCTATCTCGACCTGATGCGGCGGATGCGCGAGGCGATCGCGAGTGGAACGTTCGACGCCTTCCGCCGCGCCTTCCACGCGCGTCTCGCGGCCGGCGAAAACGGGGGCTGACGGGCCTCCGCGCCGTTTCGCGGTAAGGTACGGGCCCGCCCCGCGCGCGACCGCGCCGGCAGGCGCGGGGAAGGGGATGACGACGGTGGCTGCCTGCGACCGAGAACGCGATCTGGTCGTCGTCGCCGACGCGCACGTCGGGCCGGACGATCCGGAGCTGGCGCCGTTCCTGGAGTTTCTCGCGGCCCGCGCCGGCGACACCGACCGGCTCGTCCTTCTCGGCGACATCTTCTCGCTCTGGCTCGGCGAGGAGAAGTTCACGCTCCCGCACCACCGCGCGGTGCTCGACGCCTGCGCGGCGCTCCGCGCCGGCGGCGTCCGGGTGACGTTCATCGAAGGGAACCGGGAATTCTCGGCCGGGGTCTGGCGCGGGCGGGCGTTCGACGAGGTCGCCGAGAGCGTGTCGGCGGCGCCCTGGGCGGGCCGGCGGTGGCTTCTCGCCCACGGCGACCTCATCGACCCGGCCGACCGCCGCGGCCACGCCTTCCGGGCGCTGATCCGCTCGCGCGGCGTCCGCCGTGCCTTCGCGCTCCTGCCCGCGCGGGCCGGTCTCGCCGCGGGCGCCCGGATCGAGCGGGCGCTGCGCCACCGGAACCTCCCGAGGAAGACCGACGTGCCTCCCTCCCGGCTGCGCGACTATGCGGCGAGGATCGCCGCCCGCGGCTACGATGCGGCGGTGATCGGGCACCTGCACGTCGAGATGACCGTGCGGGACGGTCCGGGGGCGGAGCTGTTCGTCCTTCCGGACTGGCGCTCGACGCACCGCTACCTCCGCATCCCGCGCAGCGGCGAGGCGCGCTTCGAGTGGCACGGCCCCGCCACCCCACTCGGGCCGGCGATCCTGTCCGTCCGCGAGCGGGACGGCCGGGCGCAGGTCCGGCTCGACCGGCCGTGGGCGGCGCCGCCGGGGACGAGGGTCCGGATCGCCGGGGGCCATGGCGGCCCTCCCCGGGCGGGCGTCGTGAGGCGGACGGAGGCGGGCGGTTTCGAGATCGACCTCGAGCTGGCCCCCGGGGAACCGATCCAGGCGGGCGACCGGATCGAACCGGGACGGGAGGGATGACGATGACGATTCCGCCCCCGCGGCTTCCGGACGGGCCCCCGCGACCGCCGCGCCCGCTCGATCCGGACGCCCCCGGACGAGCCGACCGCGGCCTGTTCGACCTCGGGCTTCCGCTCGAGGAGTGCCGCGTCGTCGCCGTCCCGGTTCCCTACGAAGCCACCTGCTCCGGGGCGGCGGGCACCGCGGACGGCCCGCGCGCGCTGGTGGAGGCCTCCAGGGACGTCGACCTGCACGATCCGGTGGCGGGCGAACCGTACGCCGCCGGGATCGGCGCGCTCGACGAGGAGCCGGCGATCCGGCGGGCGTCGCGCTCCGCGCGGGCCGCGGTGGCGGATGCGCGGAACGGGGATGCGGCGGCGGCGGCCAGAGCGGACGCGATCGGGCGCGCTGTGCAGGAATGGGTCTACCGGGCGTGCCGGGGACTGCTCGCCACGGAGCGTCTGCCGGTGGTTCTCGGCGGAGAGCACGCGGTGAGCGTGGGCGCCTTCCGCGCCGCGGCGGAGCGCCGGTCCGGCATCGGCATCCTCCAGATCGACGCCCACCCCGACCTGCGCCCGAGCTACGAAGGGATGGCGACCTCCCACGCCGCGGCGATGCACGCCGCTCTCTCGATCGAGGGCGTGCAGAGGATCGTCGCCGTGGGCCTCCGAGACATCGCGCCGGCCGACACGAGGGCGCGCGAGGAGGCGGTGGGCCGCTGCGTCTGGTTCACCGACGCGGCGATCGGCGCGGCGCTGGCGGCGGGGAGGCGATACGACGACGTGGTGGCCGAGGTGATCGAGGCCCTGCCCCCCGACGTCTGGATCAGCCTCGACATGGACGGGCTCGAGCCCGCCCTGTGCCCCGGCACCGGCACGCCCGTTCCGGGCGGACTGACCTGGCGGGAATTCGTCGGGCTCGTCGCGGCGGTGGGGCGGTCGCGCCGCATCGTCGGGGCGGACCTGGTGGAGATCGGCCCCGGCCGCCTGGACGGGCTGGTGGCGGCCAAGGCCTTTTACCTCATCGCCGGTGTCGCCCTCGCGCACCGGCAACAGGGAGCGGGACCGTGAACGCAAACGTGAAGCGGACGATCGCTGGTGCCGCCGCCGCGCTTCTCGCGGCGTCCGGGGTCGCGTGCGGGCCGGGCGAGCCGCGCGAGGTGGCCGAGGCGCGGCGGCAGATCGAAGAGGCCTGGCAGGGAGGGCCGCAACTGAAGGTCCTGGTGCTGACGCTCGCCGCCGACCACCCGGGCCTTCCAGAGGCGGATCCCCTCATCGACGAGGCGCTCGCTTCGCCGTCCTTCGAGATGCGGCGCGAAGCGGTCGCCACGCTGGCGCGGTGGGGAACGCCCGGTGCAACGGATCGGATCCGGCCGCTGCTCGAGGACGGGAACGAACTCGTCCGCCGCGCCGCCGCACGGGCCCTCGCCCGGCTCGGCGACGGCAGCGGGCGCGAGCTGCTCGAGAAGGCCCGGCGGACGGCCGAGGGCGTCCTGGACACCGAGACCTGCGCCGCGCTCGCCGCGATCGGCTCGCGGGTCTGCGCCGAGGAAGCGGAACGGGACATCAACTCCGAGGACGGCGTCAAGGTGGCCGCCGCGGCGGCCGCGCTCGAGGCGGCCGGAGACGATCGCGCCAGGCTCGTCCTCCGCGGCGCCCTGAAGGCCCAGCACGGCGAGCGGCGGGCGCCGGTGATCGAAGCGCTCGGTGCGATCGGCGGCGCGGAGGACGTCGCCGCGATCCTCCCCTACGCCCGGTACCGCGAGAACGTCATCGCCGTGATCCGGGCGCTCGGGCGCCTGGGAGGGGACCAGGCGGTGGCGAAGCTGCGCACCTACCTGACCGCCGAGGATCCGGTCGGCCGCGTGGAGGCGGCGGGCGCGCTTCTCCGCGCCGGTGTGCTCGACGACGCGGTGCGGAAGGCGATCGACGCCGCCGTGGCCTCGGACCGGGAGGAGGTGCGCTACCGCGCCGCCGAGGCGCTCGCGCGAGCGCCGGAAGGGACCGACGTCACCGCCTGGCTCGTCCGCCTCGCGGGCGACGCGAGCGCCCAGGTGCGGCGGGTCGCGGTGACGGCGCTCGCCGACCGCGGCGGCGACGGCGCGCTCGAGGGTTTCCGCGCCGCCTGGCAGGCGAGCCGGGAGGCGCAGGAGGGAGCCGCCTACACCGCGGCGCTCGAGGCGCTCCGCGGAGCGGCGCGGCTCGACGGCGAGCCGGCGCGCGCGCTCCTCGCCGAGGGGCTGGAAAGCCCG
The sequence above is drawn from the Acidobacteriota bacterium genome and encodes:
- a CDS encoding arginase, which encodes MTMTIPPPRLPDGPPRPPRPLDPDAPGRADRGLFDLGLPLEECRVVAVPVPYEATCSGAAGTADGPRALVEASRDVDLHDPVAGEPYAAGIGALDEEPAIRRASRSARAAVADARNGDAAAAARADAIGRAVQEWVYRACRGLLATERLPVVLGGEHAVSVGAFRAAAERRSGIGILQIDAHPDLRPSYEGMATSHAAAMHAALSIEGVQRIVAVGLRDIAPADTRAREEAVGRCVWFTDAAIGAALAAGRRYDDVVAEVIEALPPDVWISLDMDGLEPALCPGTGTPVPGGLTWREFVGLVAAVGRSRRIVGADLVEIGPGRLDGLVAAKAFYLIAGVALAHRQQGAGP
- a CDS encoding HEAT repeat domain-containing protein — its product is MNANVKRTIAGAAAALLAASGVACGPGEPREVAEARRQIEEAWQGGPQLKVLVLTLAADHPGLPEADPLIDEALASPSFEMRREAVATLARWGTPGATDRIRPLLEDGNELVRRAAARALARLGDGSGRELLEKARRTAEGVLDTETCAALAAIGSRVCAEEAERDINSEDGVKVAAAAAALEAAGDDRARLVLRGALKAQHGERRAPVIEALGAIGGAEDVAAILPYARYRENVIAVIRALGRLGGDQAVAKLRTYLTAEDPVGRVEAAGALLRAGVLDDAVRKAIDAAVASDREEVRYRAAEALARAPEGTDVTAWLVRLAGDASAQVRRVAVTALADRGGDGALEGFRAAWQASREAQEGAAYTAALEALRGAARLDGEPARALLAEGLESPNWAHTIQAAFGLLEQQHRAAAAP